One genomic segment of Nocardia spumae includes these proteins:
- a CDS encoding DNA polymerase III subunit gamma and tau: MALYRKYRPATFAEVVGQEHVTDPLSTALDTGRISHAYLFSGPRGCGKTSSARILARSLNCVEGPTSRPCGVCSSCVALAPGGSGNLDVIELDAASHGGVDDTRELRDRAFYAPAESRYRVFIVDEAHMVTTAGFNALLKIVEEPPAHLIFIFATTEPDKVLPTIRSRTHHYPFRLLPPATMRGLLGKICDQEQVQVEEAVYPLVIRAGGGSPRDSLSVLDQLLAGAGSEGVTYPRALALLGVTDIALIDEAVDALAGDDGAALFGTVDRVVEAGHDPRRFATDLLERVRDLILLRAVPDAAERNLVTGPGDVIDRMSAQAERIGPATLARYAELLHEGLGEMRGATAPRLLLEVICARMLLPSVSDAETAALQRLERLERRMDSGVVPVAAPQSVASRSPGRPPEAEADPGAARSSGEPRRRGAEALAALREKKSAPHPAQRAQSPTGPQSQPSQDLSTPETPTAPAPPAPAPAEPDQAAPLAEPDQVTVPSAADEVVAPDSVPAAAQSPGPDDSVPEPSPVAATGSRMDADAEAPAAPDAEPGARAADEGIADHGAVAEPVDPALVEPVAAELEADAAAPSPVSAGPAAAAESVAESAVESESAVEDAASGDAADTSEEFAPAGAEPESAPAGDTLREIEAAWADIRAKVREFGAAVHALLSGASVARVDGETIVFAHQHAPLAQRLSNPQYVEAVQSAVQAVVGRHYDVRWEVGSGAAAGGTRAGGAERSPGRGAAADRPGGRGAGSGQAQAPRYTRPSQAQAQGGESDARGGADGRGSSGHAQRRESHASGSGSAGGRGEPDDDIPPPEAPDLPDDPGPQDYSPVGYDGVPPALTPEEEQEMLAESARPVPPEERRDPDDVALELLRTELGATRLGG; the protein is encoded by the coding sequence GTGGCTCTGTACCGGAAGTATCGACCGGCAACCTTCGCCGAGGTAGTGGGGCAGGAGCACGTCACCGATCCGCTGAGTACCGCACTCGACACCGGGCGGATCAGTCATGCCTATCTGTTCTCCGGCCCGCGGGGTTGTGGCAAGACGTCCTCCGCGCGCATCCTGGCGCGTTCGCTGAACTGTGTCGAAGGTCCGACGTCGCGACCGTGTGGCGTCTGCTCCTCCTGTGTGGCGCTGGCGCCCGGGGGGTCCGGAAACCTCGACGTGATCGAGCTCGACGCCGCCAGCCACGGTGGCGTCGACGACACGCGTGAGCTGCGTGATCGTGCCTTCTATGCGCCGGCGGAATCGCGCTACCGGGTGTTCATCGTGGACGAGGCGCACATGGTCACCACGGCAGGCTTCAACGCGCTGCTCAAGATCGTCGAGGAACCGCCCGCCCATCTGATCTTCATCTTCGCCACCACCGAACCGGACAAGGTGCTGCCGACCATTCGGTCGCGCACCCACCACTACCCGTTCCGGCTGCTGCCGCCCGCCACCATGCGTGGGCTGCTCGGCAAGATCTGCGATCAGGAACAGGTCCAGGTCGAGGAGGCGGTCTATCCGCTGGTTATCCGGGCCGGTGGCGGGTCGCCGCGCGACAGCCTCAGTGTGCTGGACCAGCTGCTGGCCGGGGCCGGATCCGAGGGGGTCACCTATCCGCGCGCGCTGGCGCTGCTGGGGGTCACCGATATCGCCCTGATCGACGAGGCGGTCGACGCACTGGCCGGTGACGACGGGGCCGCCCTGTTCGGCACCGTGGACCGGGTGGTCGAGGCCGGGCACGATCCGCGTCGTTTCGCCACCGATCTGCTCGAGCGCGTTCGTGACCTCATCCTGCTGCGGGCGGTACCCGATGCCGCCGAGCGCAATCTGGTCACCGGCCCGGGCGATGTCATCGATCGGATGTCGGCCCAGGCCGAGCGCATCGGCCCGGCCACGCTGGCCCGCTACGCCGAACTCCTGCACGAGGGGCTCGGCGAGATGCGCGGCGCGACGGCGCCGCGGTTGTTGCTCGAGGTCATCTGCGCGCGGATGCTGCTGCCCTCGGTCTCCGATGCGGAAACGGCCGCCCTGCAGCGGCTCGAACGGCTCGAACGGCGGATGGACTCGGGTGTGGTGCCGGTGGCCGCACCGCAGTCGGTCGCCTCGCGGTCGCCCGGCCGCCCGCCGGAAGCCGAGGCGGACCCGGGTGCCGCGCGGTCGTCCGGCGAACCGCGGCGGCGCGGCGCGGAGGCGCTCGCCGCCTTGCGCGAGAAGAAGAGCGCGCCGCATCCGGCGCAGCGCGCCCAATCGCCCACCGGCCCGCAAAGCCAACCGTCACAGGACCTTTCGACGCCCGAAACTCCCACGGCGCCCGCCCCGCCCGCCCCCGCGCCGGCCGAGCCGGATCAGGCCGCCCCGCTCGCCGAGCCGGATCAGGTCACGGTGCCGAGTGCTGCCGACGAGGTCGTCGCGCCGGACAGCGTTCCCGCCGCCGCGCAGTCGCCGGGTCCGGACGATTCCGTCCCGGAGCCGAGTCCGGTGGCGGCCACCGGCAGTCGGATGGATGCGGACGCCGAGGCCCCCGCCGCTCCCGACGCCGAACCGGGCGCGCGCGCTGCGGACGAGGGCATCGCGGACCACGGAGCTGTCGCCGAACCCGTCGATCCGGCCCTCGTGGAGCCGGTGGCCGCGGAGCTCGAGGCCGACGCCGCGGCGCCGTCCCCGGTCTCGGCCGGACCCGCCGCGGCCGCCGAATCGGTCGCCGAATCCGCTGTCGAATCCGAATCCGCCGTGGAGGACGCGGCCAGCGGCGATGCGGCCGATACTTCGGAGGAGTTCGCACCGGCCGGCGCGGAACCCGAATCGGCGCCCGCCGGCGACACGCTGCGGGAGATCGAAGCGGCATGGGCGGATATCCGCGCGAAGGTGCGGGAGTTCGGCGCCGCGGTGCACGCGCTGCTGTCCGGCGCGTCGGTGGCCCGGGTGGACGGCGAGACGATCGTCTTCGCGCATCAGCACGCGCCGCTGGCCCAGCGACTGTCCAATCCGCAGTACGTCGAGGCCGTCCAGTCGGCGGTCCAGGCCGTCGTCGGCCGCCACTACGACGTGCGCTGGGAAGTCGGTTCGGGTGCCGCCGCGGGCGGTACGCGGGCCGGTGGGGCCGAGCGGTCGCCGGGGCGGGGTGCCGCCGCGGACCGGCCGGGCGGCCGGGGCGCGGGATCGGGGCAGGCGCAGGCACCGCGGTACACCCGGCCCAGCCAGGCGCAGGCGCAGGGCGGTGAGTCCGACGCGCGCGGCGGCGCCGACGGCCGCGGTAGCTCCGGGCATGCCCAGCGGCGTGAGTCACACGCATCCGGCAGTGGCTCCGCGGGTGGTCGCGGCGAGCCGGACGACGATATTCCGCCGCCCGAGGCGCCGGATCTTCCGGACGACCCCGGACCGCAGGACTACTCGCCGGTAGGTTACGACGGTGTCCCACCTGCGTTGACGCCGGAGGAAGAGCAGGAGATGCTCGCGGAATCGGCTCGGCCCGTCCCGCCCGAAGAGCGCCGCGACCCCGATGATGTGGCCTTGGAGTTGCTCCGAACTGAGTTGGGTGCCACACGTCTGGGTGGTTGA
- a CDS encoding 3-hydroxyacyl-CoA dehydrogenase NAD-binding domain-containing protein, whose product MTENMIGWEKDADGIVVLTMDDPNQGANTMNELYKSSMHATVERLVAEADDITGVVITSAKKTFFAGGDLKNMMKTTPENAPDIMEELTSIKADLRQLETLGKPVVAAINGAALGGGLEIALATHYRIAADVKGVQIGLPEVSLGLLPAGGGVTRITRMLGIADGLMSVLLQGNKFNAQKAKAKGLVNEVVGSVEELVPAAKAWIKANKDDANAAVQPWDRKGYKIPGGSPSSPALAANLPAFPANLRKQTKGQNMPAPRAIMAAAVEGAQVDFDNASLIESRYFVSLLTGPVAKNMIQAFFFDLQHINNGGSRPKDVPKREIKKVGVLGAGMMGAGIAYVSAKAGFEVVLKDVSQENADRGKDYSVKLEEKALSRGKTTEEKSKALLDRIHPTADPQDLAGVDFVIEAVFENPDLKAKVFGEIEDVVDADALLGSNTSTLPITLLANGVKRAEDFIGIHFFSPVDKMPLVEIIRGEKTSDEALARVYDYTLAIRKTPIVVNDSRGFFTSRVIGTFINEAIMMLEENIDPQTIEQAGLQAGYPAAPLKLSDELNFETMQKIFKETKEAAEKDGIKISESSLASGRVVETMIDKFDRKGKLHGAGFYNYVDGKTAGLWEDLRSTFNSSRELPEGVTLQDLKDRMLFIEAIETQKCFDEGVLTSTADANIGSIFGIGYPAWTGGVHQFIVGYPGGKEGFVARADELAAKFGERFEVPASLRK is encoded by the coding sequence ATGACAGAGAACATGATCGGCTGGGAAAAGGATGCCGACGGCATCGTCGTGCTGACCATGGACGACCCGAACCAGGGCGCCAACACGATGAACGAGCTCTACAAGAGCTCGATGCACGCGACGGTCGAGCGCCTGGTGGCCGAGGCCGACGACATCACCGGTGTCGTCATCACCTCCGCGAAGAAGACCTTCTTCGCCGGCGGTGACCTCAAGAACATGATGAAGACCACCCCGGAGAACGCTCCGGACATCATGGAAGAGCTCACCAGCATCAAGGCCGACCTGCGTCAGCTGGAGACCCTGGGCAAGCCGGTCGTGGCCGCCATCAACGGCGCCGCGCTCGGCGGTGGCCTGGAGATCGCGCTGGCCACCCATTACCGCATCGCCGCCGACGTCAAGGGCGTACAGATCGGTCTGCCCGAGGTCTCGCTCGGCCTGCTCCCGGCCGGTGGCGGTGTCACCCGCATCACCCGCATGCTCGGCATCGCCGACGGCCTGATGAGCGTGCTGCTGCAGGGCAACAAGTTCAACGCGCAGAAAGCCAAGGCCAAGGGCCTGGTCAACGAGGTCGTCGGCAGCGTCGAGGAGCTCGTCCCGGCCGCCAAGGCGTGGATCAAGGCCAACAAGGATGATGCCAACGCCGCCGTCCAGCCGTGGGACCGCAAGGGCTACAAGATCCCGGGCGGCTCGCCGTCGAGCCCGGCGCTGGCCGCCAACCTCCCGGCGTTCCCGGCCAACCTGCGCAAGCAGACCAAGGGCCAGAACATGCCGGCTCCGCGTGCCATCATGGCCGCCGCGGTCGAGGGTGCGCAGGTCGACTTCGACAACGCCTCGCTCATCGAGTCGCGGTACTTCGTCTCCCTGCTGACCGGCCCGGTCGCGAAGAACATGATCCAGGCGTTCTTCTTCGACCTGCAGCACATCAACAACGGCGGCTCCCGTCCCAAGGATGTGCCCAAGCGCGAGATCAAGAAGGTCGGCGTGCTCGGCGCCGGCATGATGGGCGCGGGCATCGCCTACGTTTCGGCCAAGGCCGGTTTCGAGGTCGTGCTCAAGGACGTCTCCCAGGAGAACGCCGACCGCGGTAAGGACTACTCGGTCAAGCTCGAGGAGAAGGCGCTCTCGCGTGGCAAGACCACCGAGGAGAAGTCCAAGGCGCTGCTGGACCGCATCCACCCGACCGCCGATCCGCAGGATCTGGCCGGTGTGGACTTCGTCATCGAGGCCGTCTTCGAGAACCCCGACCTGAAGGCCAAGGTCTTCGGTGAGATCGAGGACGTCGTCGACGCCGACGCGCTGCTGGGCTCCAACACCTCCACCTTGCCCATCACCCTGCTGGCCAACGGTGTGAAGCGGGCCGAGGACTTCATCGGTATCCACTTCTTCTCCCCGGTCGACAAGATGCCGCTGGTGGAGATCATCCGTGGTGAGAAGACCTCGGACGAGGCGCTGGCCCGGGTGTACGACTACACCCTCGCGATCCGCAAGACCCCGATCGTGGTCAACGACAGCCGCGGCTTCTTCACCTCACGCGTCATCGGCACGTTCATCAACGAGGCCATCATGATGCTCGAGGAGAACATCGACCCGCAGACCATCGAGCAGGCCGGTCTGCAGGCGGGCTACCCGGCCGCGCCGCTGAAGCTGAGCGACGAGCTCAACTTCGAGACCATGCAGAAGATCTTCAAGGAGACCAAGGAGGCCGCCGAGAAGGACGGCATCAAGATCTCCGAGTCCTCGCTGGCTTCGGGCCGCGTGGTCGAGACGATGATCGACAAGTTCGATCGCAAGGGCAAGCTGCACGGTGCGGGCTTCTACAACTACGTCGACGGCAAGACCGCCGGCCTGTGGGAGGACCTGCGCAGCACCTTCAACTCCAGCCGTGAGCTGCCCGAGGGCGTCACACTGCAGGATCTGAAGGACCGCATGCTGTTCATCGAGGCCATCGAGACCCAGAAGTGCTTCGACGAGGGCGTGCTGACCAGCACCGCCGACGCGAACATCGGCTCGATCTTCGGTATCGGCTACCCGGCCTGGACCGGTGGTGTGCACCAGTTCATCGTCGGCTACCCCGGCGGCAAGGAGGGTTTCGTCGCCCGTGCCGACGAGCTGGCCGCGAAGTTCGGCGAGCGTTTCGAGGTGCCGGCCTCGCTGCGCAAGTAA
- a CDS encoding acetyl-CoA C-acetyltransferase: MTTEAYIFEAIRTPRGRNKKGSLHSVKPIDLTTGLVQELRNRFPNLDEDRISDIILGVVSPIGDQGADIARTTVLTAGLPDTVGGVQINRFCASGLEAVNMAAQKVRSGFDDLVIAGGVESMSRVPMGSDGGALFADPATSFDLYIAPQGIGADLIATIEGFSREDVDAFAVRSQELAAQAWSGGYFAKSVVPVKDINGLTVLDQDEHMRPGTTVADLGKLKPSFAGIGEMGGFDAVALQKFHYIEQIDHVHHGGNSSGIVDGAALVLVGTEEAGKASGLTPRARIVSTATSGADATIMLTGPTPAAHKALAKAGLSVDDIDLFEINEAFASVALKFQKDLKIPDEKLNVNGGAIAMGHPLGATGAMITGTMVDELERRNARYALVTLCIGGGMGVATIIERV, from the coding sequence ATGACCACAGAGGCCTACATTTTCGAGGCCATCCGCACTCCGCGTGGCCGCAACAAGAAGGGCTCGCTGCACTCGGTCAAGCCGATCGATCTGACGACCGGTCTGGTCCAGGAGCTGCGCAACCGCTTCCCGAACCTCGACGAGGATCGCATCTCCGACATCATCCTCGGTGTCGTCTCGCCGATCGGTGACCAGGGTGCCGATATCGCCCGTACCACGGTGCTGACCGCCGGCCTGCCCGACACCGTCGGTGGCGTGCAGATCAACCGCTTCTGCGCCTCCGGCCTCGAGGCCGTCAACATGGCCGCCCAGAAGGTTCGCTCCGGCTTCGACGACCTGGTCATCGCCGGTGGCGTCGAGTCCATGTCGCGCGTGCCGATGGGCTCCGACGGCGGTGCGCTGTTCGCCGACCCGGCCACCAGCTTCGACCTCTACATCGCTCCCCAGGGCATCGGCGCCGACCTGATCGCCACCATCGAGGGCTTCTCCCGCGAGGATGTCGACGCTTTCGCCGTGCGCTCGCAGGAACTGGCCGCGCAGGCCTGGTCCGGCGGTTACTTCGCCAAGTCCGTCGTCCCGGTCAAGGACATCAACGGCCTGACCGTGCTCGATCAGGACGAGCACATGCGTCCCGGCACCACCGTCGCGGATCTGGGCAAGCTGAAGCCCTCGTTCGCCGGCATCGGTGAGATGGGTGGCTTCGACGCCGTCGCGCTGCAGAAGTTCCACTACATCGAGCAGATCGACCACGTGCACCACGGCGGCAACAGCTCCGGCATCGTCGACGGTGCCGCGCTCGTGCTGGTCGGCACCGAAGAGGCCGGTAAGGCCTCGGGCCTGACCCCGCGTGCCCGCATCGTCTCCACCGCGACCAGCGGCGCCGACGCCACCATCATGCTCACCGGTCCGACCCCCGCCGCGCACAAGGCGCTGGCCAAGGCCGGTCTGTCGGTCGACGACATCGACCTGTTCGAGATCAACGAGGCGTTCGCCTCGGTCGCGCTGAAGTTCCAGAAGGATCTGAAGATCCCGGACGAGAAGCTGAACGTCAACGGCGGCGCCATCGCGATGGGCCACCCGCTGGGCGCCACCGGCGCCATGATCACCGGCACCATGGTCGACGAGCTGGAGCGTCGCAACGCCCGCTACGCGCTGGTGACCCTCTGCATCGGCGGCGGCATGGGTGTTGCCACCATCATCGAGCGCGTCTGA